From a region of the Acidimicrobiales bacterium genome:
- a CDS encoding FAD-dependent oxidoreductase — protein MTSRFAALSRQDGMDATTNPHHNPTDIVVIGAGIAGLVAAGHAARLGHKVTLVERGEPGGRGRSPRNAKGYCHGHGPHALYTGQHLHRALSHLGVEVTGAPPPLKGAMGLVDQRLGLLPGGAVSLMRSDLVPGRAKPQLAKLLASLQRVDPTDHAHQSVDQWLDELALKPEVRRLIEALVRLTTYCADHDIGSADAAIAQVKLGLSSGVLYLDGGWQQIVDGLVGACRELGVRFVERCAATHVDGTSVTLDNSRTLQASAVVVAGLSPEAVAGLVVGSPDLRPDAGPPVAAATLDVGIVGEAAVGFILGIDEPLYCSRHDPPASLAPPGHSLYGLMRYLRHGESHDHTATRSRLEALARTAGIDAAQIAEIHYSHRLTVAHGQPLAARGGMAGRPAVDALEMSGVYLAGDWVGSEGLLADAAAASAVEAAHLAAAHCATGVGPGDRGACDRART, from the coding sequence CTGACGTCACGTTTTGCGGCGCTGTCTCGTCAAGACGGCATGGACGCAACAACAAACCCCCACCACAACCCCACCGACATCGTCGTCATAGGAGCCGGAATCGCCGGACTGGTGGCGGCGGGCCATGCGGCGCGGCTGGGACACAAGGTGACGCTGGTCGAGCGAGGCGAACCGGGCGGGCGGGGCCGGTCGCCCCGAAACGCAAAAGGATACTGCCACGGACATGGACCCCACGCGCTGTACACGGGCCAGCACTTGCACCGGGCGCTCTCGCATCTGGGCGTCGAGGTGACGGGTGCCCCTCCCCCACTGAAGGGGGCCATGGGCCTGGTCGATCAGCGCTTGGGGCTGCTGCCAGGCGGCGCAGTTTCGTTGATGCGTTCCGATCTGGTGCCCGGCCGGGCCAAGCCACAGCTGGCCAAACTGCTGGCATCGTTGCAGCGAGTAGACCCGACAGACCACGCCCACCAGAGCGTCGACCAGTGGCTCGACGAGCTGGCGTTGAAGCCTGAGGTACGGCGCCTGATCGAGGCCCTGGTGCGCCTGACCACCTACTGCGCCGACCACGACATCGGCAGCGCCGACGCCGCCATCGCGCAGGTCAAGCTGGGGCTTTCATCTGGTGTGCTGTACCTCGACGGCGGGTGGCAGCAGATCGTCGACGGGCTGGTTGGTGCATGCCGCGAGCTGGGCGTGCGGTTCGTAGAGCGGTGCGCAGCGACGCACGTCGACGGCACCTCGGTGACCCTGGACAACTCGCGAACACTCCAGGCTTCGGCGGTTGTGGTGGCGGGTCTGTCGCCCGAGGCGGTTGCGGGGTTGGTCGTTGGCTCGCCCGATCTGCGTCCCGATGCCGGACCACCGGTTGCGGCCGCGACCCTCGACGTCGGCATCGTGGGCGAGGCCGCTGTGGGCTTCATCCTCGGCATCGACGAACCCCTCTATTGCTCGCGCCACGACCCGCCAGCATCGCTCGCCCCGCCAGGGCACAGCCTTTACGGGCTGATGCGCTACCTGCGCCATGGTGAATCGCACGATCACACCGCGACCCGATCGCGGCTGGAGGCCTTGGCCCGCACTGCGGGCATCGACGCCGCCCAGATAGCCGAGATCCACTACTCGCACCGCTTGACCGTTGCCCACGGCCAGCCGCTTGCTGCCCGTGGTGGCATGGCCGGACGTCCTGCGGTTGACGCACTCGAGATGTCGGGCGTGTACCTGGCGGGTGACTGGGTCGGCAGCGAAGGGTTGCTGGCAGACGCCGCAGCAGCCTCGGCCGTCGAAGCCGCCCACCTGGCCGCGGCCCATTGCGCAACCGGTGTTGGCCCC
- a CDS encoding nuclear transport factor 2 family protein, translating to MYKTAVRALVRHSIKRLNSGDPKLLIAMASDDVEIVFPGDNSWATMFRPVVKGRQAHATHRGIDECTAFADRFVREGNQFVIEDILVNGPPWNLRVALRLHDFSPGPDGQDRYNNRAAAFLDIKWGRLRRWEDYEDTERVAAWDKAQGLS from the coding sequence ATGTACAAGACCGCGGTGCGCGCCCTGGTGCGCCACTCGATCAAACGCCTCAACAGCGGCGATCCAAAGCTGCTGATCGCGATGGCCAGCGACGACGTCGAGATCGTGTTTCCGGGCGACAACTCCTGGGCGACGATGTTCCGGCCCGTGGTGAAGGGCCGCCAGGCTCACGCGACACACAGGGGGATCGACGAGTGCACAGCGTTTGCCGATCGTTTCGTGCGCGAGGGCAACCAATTCGTCATCGAAGACATCCTGGTCAACGGGCCGCCGTGGAACCTGCGGGTGGCTCTTCGGCTTCACGACTTCTCACCTGGACCAGACGGACAGGACCGCTACAACAACCGGGCTGCTGCTTTCCTCGACATCAAGTGGGGCCGGTTGCGCCGATGGGAAGACTACGAAGACACCGAACGTGTCGCCGCCTGGGACAAGGCGCAGGGCCTCAGCTAG
- a CDS encoding crotonase/enoyl-CoA hydratase family protein, protein MTDLLTYQLSDGVATIVMDDGKANVMSAEMISQLDAAFARARSDRAVVVLTGRGNIFSAGYDLAVFDQPQAVVAETMRAGGDLIQRILGHPHPTVAACNGHAIAQGAFTLLACDHRIGADGPFKVGLNEVAIGLTIPHYGIELARHQLASTWFDHATVTAKLYSPAEAERAGFFHELVAPGDVLARATEAARALGTLDPTAHEGTKQRSRRAVLSAMATLHSAEFAASSSATGERGQ, encoded by the coding sequence ATGACCGACCTGCTCACCTACCAGCTGTCCGATGGAGTGGCCACGATCGTCATGGACGACGGCAAGGCCAACGTGATGTCGGCGGAGATGATCTCCCAACTCGACGCGGCCTTCGCCAGGGCCAGAAGCGACCGTGCTGTGGTGGTGCTCACGGGCAGGGGCAACATCTTTTCGGCCGGGTACGACCTGGCGGTCTTCGATCAACCCCAAGCCGTCGTTGCCGAGACGATGCGAGCCGGCGGCGACCTGATCCAGCGGATACTCGGCCACCCGCACCCAACGGTGGCTGCCTGCAACGGCCACGCCATTGCCCAAGGGGCGTTCACACTGTTGGCCTGCGACCATCGGATAGGCGCCGACGGGCCGTTCAAGGTAGGTCTCAACGAGGTGGCCATCGGGCTGACGATCCCGCACTACGGCATCGAGCTGGCACGCCACCAGTTGGCCTCGACCTGGTTCGACCACGCAACGGTCACCGCAAAGCTCTACTCACCCGCCGAGGCCGAACGCGCCGGGTTCTTCCACGAGCTGGTGGCCCCGGGCGACGTTCTGGCACGGGCCACCGAGGCTGCCCGTGCCCTTGGCACGCTGGACCCGACCGCACACGAGGGCACCAAGCAACGATCGAGGCGAGCGGTTCTGAGCGCCATGGCAACGTTGCACTCGGCCGAGTTCGCCGCAAGCTCGTCGGCTACGGGCGAGAGGGGACAGTGA
- a CDS encoding TetR/AcrR family transcriptional regulator, with translation MTTRDRILAEAERQLLDVGYAAFSMNSVRKALGLSSGSMFHAFASKAALAAEVYVGAMADYQNVASRVALGPGDPKHTVEQFVASHLLWVESNRQRAHFLFMTQPDELLELAAGQLSAANDQFFAAIGELTARAAEHGLCAGLPVDVSHPLIIGPAQEYCRRWTRGLVAQRPTQLTTVFQRSALAALRSTL, from the coding sequence ATGACGACCCGAGATCGCATCCTGGCCGAGGCCGAACGGCAACTGCTCGACGTCGGGTACGCCGCGTTCTCGATGAACTCGGTTCGCAAAGCGTTGGGTCTGTCGTCGGGCAGCATGTTTCATGCCTTCGCCTCCAAGGCCGCGCTGGCAGCCGAGGTCTATGTCGGCGCAATGGCCGACTACCAGAACGTGGCGTCGCGAGTTGCGCTGGGCCCCGGCGACCCCAAACACACGGTGGAACAGTTCGTGGCCAGCCACCTGTTGTGGGTCGAGTCGAACCGCCAGCGGGCCCACTTCCTGTTCATGACCCAGCCAGACGAACTGTTGGAGTTGGCGGCGGGTCAGCTGAGCGCGGCAAACGACCAGTTCTTCGCCGCCATCGGCGAGCTGACTGCACGGGCCGCCGAACACGGCCTCTGTGCAGGCCTGCCTGTCGACGTCAGCCACCCGCTGATCATCGGCCCCGCCCAGGAGTACTGCCGGCGGTGGACTCGTGGCCTGGTCGCTCAACGGCCGACCCAGCTGACGACCGTGTTTCAACGCTCTGCCCTGGCCGCCCTGCGTTCGACCCTCTAG
- a CDS encoding 3-keto-5-aminohexanoate cleavage protein, which produces MPSVFITCAVTGGGDTVGKSPHVPVSPEQIADAAIEAAKAGAAVVHCHVRDLDTGKQSRDLDLYKELTDRIRSSSTDVVLNLTGGTGADLTLGGVENPLPLDEAGTDLAGATERMAHIRECLPEIATIDMGTMNFGEGDYVMTNTTGQLDEIARQFADLPVTPELECFDTGHLWYAKDQDQRGLYEGKTVLAQLCMGVPWGAPDDMNTLMAMVNNVPSHWHYSAFSIGRRQLEYVAAAALVGANVRVGLEDNLYLSRGVLATNGQLVERAVTILEAMNFEVLGPEQVRSRLGLTKVG; this is translated from the coding sequence ATGCCCAGCGTGTTCATAACCTGCGCCGTCACGGGTGGAGGCGACACCGTCGGAAAGTCACCGCACGTGCCCGTGTCTCCCGAACAGATCGCTGACGCCGCGATCGAAGCGGCAAAGGCCGGTGCGGCGGTGGTTCACTGCCACGTTCGCGATCTCGACACCGGCAAGCAGAGTCGCGATCTCGACCTCTACAAGGAACTGACAGATCGCATCCGGTCGTCCAGCACCGACGTGGTGCTGAATCTCACTGGGGGCACGGGCGCCGACCTGACGCTGGGCGGGGTCGAGAATCCCCTGCCTTTGGATGAGGCCGGCACCGACCTGGCCGGGGCCACCGAGAGGATGGCCCACATACGCGAGTGCCTGCCCGAGATCGCCACCATCGACATGGGAACCATGAACTTCGGCGAGGGCGACTATGTCATGACCAACACCACAGGGCAGCTCGACGAGATCGCCCGCCAGTTCGCTGACCTGCCGGTGACCCCCGAGCTCGAGTGCTTCGACACCGGACACCTTTGGTATGCCAAGGACCAGGATCAGCGAGGCCTTTATGAGGGCAAGACCGTGCTGGCCCAGCTGTGCATGGGGGTTCCGTGGGGCGCACCCGACGACATGAACACCCTGATGGCGATGGTCAACAACGTGCCATCACACTGGCACTATTCGGCCTTCTCGATAGGTCGCCGTCAGCTGGAGTACGTGGCGGCCGCGGCCCTGGTGGGGGCCAACGTTCGGGTGGGGCTCGAAGACAATCTGTACCTGTCGCGGGGTGTGCTCGCGACCAACGGCCAACTGGTCGAGCGGGCGGTGACCATCCTCGAGGCCATGAACTTCGAGGTGCTGGGACCCGAGCAGGTCCGCAGCCGCCTGGGCCTCACCAAGGTCGGCTGA
- a CDS encoding 3-hydroxyacyl-CoA dehydrogenase NAD-binding domain-containing protein, whose translation MSESHIAIVGAGVIGAAWAARFAMHGFDVRISDPSTSTSRVVDEVMSNARAAWADLDLPAGDEGRVTIVDSIADAVDGAMHVQESAPEDVALKTGILAAIAEACPAETVIASSTSGIRPSQLQTAIRHPERLVVGHPFNPVYLLPLVEVVGGEATSTEAIAAAMATYRSVSMHPLHVRVEIDAFIADRLLEAVWREALWLVKDGVATTAEIDDAIRYGFGLRWAQMGLFETYRVAGGEGGMAHFMRQFGPCLSWPWTKLTDVPELTEDLVQLIADQSDEQSGQHSIRELERLRDRNLAAILRSLEANDWAAGATLAEQRRRLSSQ comes from the coding sequence GTGAGCGAATCTCACATTGCCATCGTCGGTGCGGGCGTGATCGGCGCCGCATGGGCCGCCCGGTTTGCGATGCACGGGTTCGACGTGCGCATCAGCGATCCATCGACTTCGACGTCCCGAGTGGTCGACGAGGTCATGTCGAACGCCCGAGCTGCCTGGGCCGACCTGGACCTGCCAGCGGGGGACGAGGGGCGCGTGACAATCGTCGATTCGATTGCCGATGCCGTCGATGGTGCGATGCACGTACAGGAATCGGCACCCGAGGACGTGGCCCTCAAGACCGGCATCCTCGCGGCCATCGCGGAAGCATGCCCGGCCGAGACCGTCATCGCATCCTCGACCTCGGGCATCCGGCCGTCGCAGTTGCAGACTGCGATCCGCCACCCCGAGCGGCTCGTGGTCGGTCACCCTTTCAATCCGGTGTACCTGCTGCCGCTGGTCGAGGTCGTGGGCGGCGAAGCGACGTCGACCGAGGCCATCGCAGCAGCGATGGCGACCTATCGCTCGGTTTCCATGCACCCGCTGCACGTGAGGGTCGAGATCGACGCGTTCATCGCCGACCGGCTGCTCGAGGCGGTGTGGCGCGAGGCCCTGTGGCTGGTGAAAGACGGTGTGGCCACCACCGCAGAGATCGACGACGCGATCCGCTATGGGTTCGGTCTTCGGTGGGCTCAGATGGGCTTGTTCGAGACCTATCGGGTGGCCGGCGGCGAAGGTGGGATGGCCCACTTCATGCGGCAGTTCGGACCGTGTCTCAGCTGGCCGTGGACCAAGCTCACCGACGTGCCCGAGCTGACCGAAGACCTGGTGCAACTGATTGCCGATCAGTCCGACGAACAGTCGGGCCAGCATTCGATACGCGAACTCGAACGACTCCGTGACCGGAACCTGGCCGCGATCCTGCGCTCGCTCGAAGCCAACGATTGGGCCGCAGGGGCAACGCTGGCCGAGCAGAGAAGGCGTCTGTCCTCGCAGTAG
- a CDS encoding YihY/virulence factor BrkB family protein, translating to MNEPAAGLEDAASGLWSSIERRWNAGMDEIDRIQRRRKPTAFVVGVLKRFAEDRGVQLGTLIAYYGLLSIFPLMVVLLTVAGFVFDSRPDLRADLERTVLQQFPTMGPTIRQNTQAIRGNFVSLVLGLAGAVWAGLAAVNAAEVALNGIYNVARHERPNPIKRRLKSLRMLLILGLGVLASVMVANLGRVVDGLGGLQAVWLACASIGINTALYALAYRSLVSADLSWRSVAPGAALAGSVWWLLTTVGGIYTERTLASASATYGAVASAIALLAWIYLQAQVTLIGAEVNVVLRRRWWPRSLTGRDLTTADREAMRLHLQSEKLHESMQLDVDFGQ from the coding sequence ATGAACGAACCCGCTGCCGGCCTCGAAGATGCTGCGAGCGGCCTGTGGTCGTCGATCGAGCGGCGTTGGAACGCTGGGATGGACGAGATCGATCGCATCCAGCGCCGGCGCAAGCCCACGGCGTTCGTGGTCGGCGTGCTGAAGAGGTTTGCCGAAGACCGCGGTGTTCAGCTGGGTACACTGATCGCTTACTACGGGCTGCTTTCGATCTTTCCCTTGATGGTGGTGTTGCTGACCGTGGCCGGCTTTGTGTTCGACAGCCGACCCGATCTTCGCGCCGACCTCGAGCGCACCGTCTTGCAGCAGTTCCCGACGATGGGCCCGACGATCCGCCAGAACACCCAGGCGATCCGTGGCAACTTCGTGTCGTTGGTGCTGGGTCTCGCCGGCGCAGTGTGGGCCGGGCTCGCCGCCGTGAACGCGGCCGAGGTGGCTTTGAACGGCATCTACAACGTGGCGCGCCACGAACGTCCAAACCCGATCAAACGCCGGCTCAAGTCGCTGCGGATGCTGCTGATACTGGGCCTGGGCGTGTTGGCCTCGGTGATGGTGGCCAACCTGGGGCGGGTGGTCGACGGCCTGGGCGGGTTGCAGGCCGTGTGGTTGGCGTGTGCGTCGATCGGCATCAACACGGCCCTGTATGCGCTGGCATACCGATCGTTGGTGTCGGCAGACCTCAGCTGGCGATCGGTAGCACCCGGGGCCGCGCTGGCCGGTTCGGTCTGGTGGCTGCTGACCACCGTGGGCGGCATCTACACAGAGCGCACTCTGGCCTCGGCGTCGGCCACCTACGGCGCTGTTGCCAGCGCGATCGCCCTGCTCGCCTGGATCTACCTGCAAGCGCAGGTGACCCTGATCGGCGCCGAAGTCAACGTCGTGTTGCGGCGGCGTTGGTGGCCACGAAGCCTCACCGGGCGTGATCTGACCACGGCCGACCGCGAGGCGATGAGGCTGCACCTGCAGAGCGAGAAGCTTCACGAGTCGATGCAGCTCGATGTCGACTTCGGTCAATGA